Proteins encoded in a region of the Mucilaginibacter sabulilitoris genome:
- a CDS encoding (R)-mandelonitrile lyase, translating into MEIKRSGSQPSGKGLEEYFTGEVRIDPLNSPPEPSRVVMALVTFEPGARTAWHTHPLGQTLIVTAGRGWVQREGGQIEEIHQGDVVWFSPGEKHWHGATATTAMSHIAVQEKDNGSPVDWMEQVTDDQYSHQEKRERWAL; encoded by the coding sequence ATGGAAATTAAACGCAGCGGCTCACAGCCATCGGGTAAAGGATTGGAAGAATATTTTACAGGAGAAGTACGCATTGATCCGCTTAATAGTCCGCCAGAGCCATCCCGTGTAGTTATGGCGCTGGTTACCTTTGAGCCGGGGGCCCGCACCGCGTGGCATACCCATCCGCTTGGGCAAACACTCATTGTTACGGCAGGCAGGGGCTGGGTACAGCGTGAAGGCGGACAAATAGAAGAAATCCATCAGGGAGATGTAGTATGGTTTTCACCCGGCGAAAAGCATTGGCATGGCGCTACCGCCACTACAGCCATGAGCCATATAGCCGTACAGGAAAAAGATAATGGCTCGCCTGTTGACTGGATGGAGCAGGTGACGGACGATCAATACAGCCACCAGGAAAAGCGGGAAAGATGGGCGCTGTAA
- a CDS encoding sensor histidine kinase — protein sequence MKLRTKYILFVVILHLITLVLTYFIFDQNKIFFIVSEVFVIISIIIAWRLYNQLIQPLKSLMQGVDAIKDKDFNVKFLSTGKHEIDELINVYNQMMDELRTERTRQEQQHFFLEKLIHTSPTGIIILDFDDRIQQINPKALQLLSLTEDELRNQSVQELDHPLFKQIRKIKSGETIVIKLDGVNSFKLQKSHFVDRGFSRHFIMIEDLTAEILAAEKKVYGKVIRMMAHEVNNTIGPVNSIMQSAMKTNQLWENHRFDTLKDALQVAMDRNQNLNLFMRNFADLVKLPPANKQPVVLQKVINAVAILMDAKARDNAVIFEFSLPEEAISIMADEQQLEQALINIVKNAIEAIEDGGLVKFTAMPAEKKLVITDTGKGISAEQHANLFSPFFSTKKDGQGIGLTLVREILLNHGSEFSLKTIADKQTEFTIYFN from the coding sequence ATGAAACTGAGGACTAAATATATTTTGTTCGTGGTGATACTGCACCTTATAACGCTGGTGCTTACTTACTTTATTTTCGATCAGAACAAAATATTCTTCATCGTTTCGGAGGTGTTTGTAATCATTTCCATCATCATTGCATGGCGGCTCTACAACCAACTTATTCAGCCTTTAAAATCATTAATGCAAGGGGTAGATGCCATTAAAGACAAGGATTTTAATGTTAAGTTTTTATCTACCGGTAAGCACGAAATTGATGAACTAATTAATGTTTATAACCAGATGATGGATGAGTTGAGAACAGAACGCACCCGGCAGGAACAGCAGCATTTCTTTTTGGAGAAACTCATACATACTTCTCCAACTGGTATTATTATCCTTGATTTTGATGATCGAATACAGCAAATCAATCCCAAAGCGCTGCAATTGCTTTCGCTTACTGAGGATGAGCTGCGTAACCAATCTGTTCAGGAGTTGGATCACCCGTTGTTTAAACAGATCAGAAAAATTAAATCGGGCGAAACAATAGTCATTAAGCTCGATGGGGTAAACTCATTCAAACTGCAAAAATCGCACTTTGTTGACCGTGGTTTTTCGCGCCATTTTATTATGATAGAGGACCTCACAGCAGAGATATTAGCTGCCGAAAAGAAGGTGTACGGCAAGGTGATCAGGATGATGGCACATGAGGTTAATAATACCATTGGTCCGGTAAACTCCATTATGCAATCGGCCATGAAAACTAACCAGCTTTGGGAGAACCATAGGTTTGATACGCTAAAGGATGCCCTGCAGGTAGCTATGGACCGAAACCAGAACCTTAACTTGTTTATGCGCAATTTTGCCGATCTGGTTAAACTGCCGCCGGCCAACAAGCAACCCGTTGTGCTGCAAAAGGTAATAAATGCCGTAGCCATATTAATGGATGCGAAAGCACGGGATAACGCGGTAATATTTGAATTTAGCCTGCCCGAAGAAGCCATCAGTATCATGGCCGATGAACAGCAGTTAGAGCAGGCCCTTATAAACATTGTGAAAAATGCCATTGAAGCAATTGAAGACGGCGGCCTGGTGAAGTTTACTGCCATGCCTGCCGAGAAAAAACTGGTCATAACCGATACGGGTAAGGGCATAAGCGCGGAACAACATGCCAACCTGTTTTCGCCGTTTTTCAGCACCAAAAAAGACGGACAGGGGATAGGCCTTACTCTTGTTAGGGAAATACTGCTAAACCATGGCTCCGAGTTTAGCCTCAAAACCATTGCCGACAAGCAAACGGAATTTACTATATATTTTAATTAA
- a CDS encoding sigma-54-dependent transcriptional regulator — translation MILVIDDDLAVRTSLTLLLKSEGYDTVCTENPGDALKVIRKNTQELIILDLNFSIDTSGSEGLELLGKIKQLNAGIPVILITGWGSIELAVKGMKMGANDFINKPWSNEHLIQSVKTLLDLQESKTEHRTRKQLDKTYNFQHIIGEDPQVLNILETIGRVAPTDASILIMGESGTGKELIAEAIHQNSLKRNKPFIKVNLGGVSTSLFESEMFGHVRGAFTDARFDRIGRFEMSNKGTIFLDEIGDLDASSQVKLLRVLQDRTYEVLGSSRTKTVDVRVVCATNKNLNDMVSKGTFREDLLYRINLITVYLPALRERPKDIPLLVNFFINNLKEIYNRPKLSVAASAMKWLQQLPLPGNIRQLKNLVERSILVSKKDELGIDDFRSQLELSPVKKGNMQLPGVGTLTLEEVEVEMIKRAMDHHKNKISRAAASLGLTRSALYRRLDKYQIPYDETED, via the coding sequence ATGATATTGGTTATTGATGATGATCTGGCTGTACGAACCTCGCTTACACTCTTGCTTAAAAGCGAGGGTTATGATACGGTATGCACCGAAAATCCGGGCGATGCCTTAAAGGTGATCCGGAAAAATACCCAGGAATTGATTATCCTCGATCTTAATTTTTCGATAGATACTTCGGGCAGCGAAGGACTGGAACTGCTGGGCAAAATAAAACAGCTTAATGCGGGTATTCCTGTTATACTGATAACCGGTTGGGGTAGTATCGAACTGGCCGTAAAAGGTATGAAAATGGGCGCGAATGATTTTATCAATAAACCCTGGAGTAATGAGCACCTTATCCAGTCGGTTAAAACCCTGCTCGATTTGCAGGAAAGTAAAACCGAGCACCGTACCCGTAAGCAGTTAGATAAAACCTACAATTTTCAGCATATTATTGGCGAAGACCCCCAGGTGCTCAATATCCTGGAAACTATTGGCCGGGTAGCCCCAACCGATGCTTCCATCCTTATTATGGGCGAAAGCGGCACGGGTAAAGAGCTGATAGCCGAGGCCATTCACCAGAACAGTTTAAAGCGTAATAAACCTTTTATAAAGGTGAACCTGGGTGGGGTATCTACCTCGCTGTTCGAGAGCGAAATGTTTGGCCATGTGCGGGGGGCCTTTACCGATGCCCGGTTTGACAGGATCGGTCGTTTTGAAATGTCTAATAAAGGCACCATTTTTTTAGATGAAATTGGCGATCTGGATGCCAGCAGCCAGGTAAAGCTGCTGCGTGTGTTGCAGGATCGCACCTACGAGGTGCTGGGCAGCAGCCGCACCAAAACGGTTGATGTGCGCGTAGTATGTGCCACCAATAAAAATCTTAACGATATGGTAAGCAAAGGCACGTTCCGCGAAGACCTGCTTTATCGTATTAACCTCATTACGGTTTATCTGCCCGCGCTGCGCGAGCGGCCAAAGGATATCCCTTTGCTGGTAAACTTTTTTATTAATAACTTAAAGGAAATATACAATCGGCCCAAACTGTCGGTAGCTGCAAGCGCCATGAAATGGCTGCAGCAGTTGCCGTTGCCGGGTAACATCAGGCAGTTAAAAAACCTGGTAGAACGCTCTATACTGGTGAGTAAAAAAGACGAACTGGGTATTGATGATTTCCGGTCGCAGCTTGAATTATCGCCGGTGAAAAAAGGGAACATGCAATTGCCCGGCGTAGGTACTTTAACGCTCGAAGAAGTAGAGGTAGAGATGATAAAACGGGCCATGGATCATCATAAGAACAAAATAAGCAGAGCGGCCGCCTCGCTGGGGCTCACGCGCAGTGCCCTGTACCGGCGCTTGGATAAATACCAGATACCATACGATGAAACTGAGGACTAA
- a CDS encoding ABC transporter permease, translating into MLKHLFKLIWNKKKQNFLLMSEMLFSFLVLFAVFTLLVYYYNNYKKPMGFEYKNLWVVSYNNTFKSKSTDSVNRYYETLRSTIKAMPEIRELSFCSNNVPFSNSMWTSLVTYNKKQTSPVNWYTSDDGYKEALNAKVLEGRWFNKADAIGKYEHVVINNELKEKIFGSETAIGKVLGNADDKQRMQIIGVIQGVKVKGDYAPSGYALYHRADTGAFRWFGKIMVKVAPNTGAAFEARLYKTLANYMKDSNVEIEHMVNKRTNINYFTLVPMIVLTIVGSFLIINVALGLFGVLWYNINRRRGEIGLRRAVGATGGSVSSQLITESMILATISLIVGTFFAVQFPILNVFDLSAGIYLMAILLAVIFIYALVFVCSLYPGRQAAAIYPAVALHEE; encoded by the coding sequence ATGTTAAAGCATTTATTTAAACTGATCTGGAATAAAAAGAAACAAAACTTTTTGTTGATGTCCGAGATGTTATTCTCATTCCTGGTGTTGTTTGCAGTGTTTACATTGCTGGTTTACTATTACAACAATTATAAAAAACCGATGGGCTTTGAGTACAAGAATTTATGGGTTGTATCTTACAACAATACCTTTAAAAGCAAAAGTACCGACTCGGTTAACAGGTATTATGAAACTTTAAGAAGTACCATTAAAGCCATGCCCGAGATAAGGGAGCTAAGTTTTTGCAGTAACAACGTTCCGTTTTCAAATAGCATGTGGACAAGTTTGGTTACTTATAATAAAAAACAGACAAGTCCTGTAAACTGGTACACGTCTGACGATGGTTATAAAGAAGCCTTAAACGCAAAAGTGCTCGAAGGCCGCTGGTTCAATAAGGCAGACGCCATTGGCAAGTATGAGCATGTGGTAATAAACAACGAGTTAAAAGAAAAGATATTTGGCAGCGAAACCGCTATAGGTAAAGTATTAGGAAATGCTGACGATAAACAGAGAATGCAGATAATAGGCGTGATACAGGGAGTTAAAGTAAAAGGAGATTATGCCCCTTCCGGTTACGCTCTTTACCATCGTGCGGACACCGGGGCTTTCCGCTGGTTTGGAAAGATCATGGTAAAGGTAGCCCCCAATACCGGGGCCGCTTTTGAAGCTCGTTTATATAAAACGCTGGCCAATTACATGAAAGATTCAAACGTAGAGATAGAACACATGGTGAATAAACGTACAAACATCAACTACTTTACCTTAGTGCCCATGATTGTATTAACCATAGTAGGTAGCTTCCTGATCATTAATGTTGCCCTGGGCTTATTTGGCGTATTGTGGTATAATATTAACCGGAGGCGCGGCGAAATTGGTTTGCGCAGGGCGGTAGGGGCTACGGGCGGTTCTGTTTCCTCACAGCTTATTACCGAGTCAATGATACTGGCAACGATATCGTTAATCGTCGGCACATTCTTCGCGGTGCAGTTCCCAATACTTAATGTTTTTGACCTTTCGGCAGGCATCTACCTCATGGCCATTTTGCTGGCTGTTATATTTATTTACGCGCTGGTATTTGTGTGTTCGCTATACCCGGGCAGGCAGGCCGCGGCAATTTATCCGGCGGTGGCTTTACATGAAGAATAA
- a CDS encoding ABC transporter permease, whose translation MLKNYFKIAIAVLRRRKFFTFISLFGISFTLTILLVLTSFIEKIVGDSYPDRKRDRSLYISKFQSKEKDGNSSSALSYYYLSHYVGGLKTPVKLGISSGYNGTNTYVNNKKLAVNYKYTNADYWDIMEYDFIEGKALTKQQVDNADKVAVISEDMKRDYFGDVPSVVGKYIEADNVKYKVTGVVKNVPITSYMIYSDIYLPFTVSKTDFRKGKGYQGDFYGIMLANSTADLSKMCAEYDAMVQRLPKENKNVVKMYSHADSYIVSYVNTGNEDKSGVTIVLTAIGIFVLLVTLLPSLNLVNINITRIMERSSEIGVRKAFGASSKTLVYQFIVENIILTLLGGLIGVVLSFVAIQVLNGFNLIPNLILSVNFTVLAIGLLICFLFGLLSGVYPAWRMSKLNVVTALKAQ comes from the coding sequence ATGCTTAAAAATTATTTTAAAATAGCCATAGCGGTGCTGCGCCGGCGCAAGTTTTTCACCTTTATCAGCTTGTTTGGTATCAGCTTTACGCTTACCATTTTGCTGGTGCTAACCTCGTTTATTGAAAAAATTGTCGGTGACAGCTATCCCGACAGGAAACGCGACCGATCATTGTACATCTCAAAATTCCAGTCAAAAGAGAAGGACGGGAACAGCTCGAGTGCTTTGTCTTATTACTACCTGAGCCATTATGTGGGCGGTTTAAAAACACCGGTTAAACTGGGGATTTCTTCGGGCTATAACGGTACTAACACCTATGTTAATAATAAAAAGCTGGCCGTAAACTATAAGTATACCAACGCCGATTATTGGGACATTATGGAATATGATTTTATTGAGGGTAAAGCCCTTACCAAACAACAGGTTGATAATGCCGATAAAGTAGCCGTAATATCTGAAGATATGAAAAGGGACTACTTTGGCGATGTTCCATCGGTAGTAGGTAAATATATTGAAGCCGACAACGTAAAATACAAGGTAACCGGCGTAGTGAAAAATGTACCGATAACCAGTTACATGATATACAGTGATATTTATTTGCCTTTTACCGTATCAAAAACAGATTTCAGGAAAGGCAAGGGATACCAGGGTGATTTCTACGGAATAATGCTGGCCAACTCCACAGCCGACTTATCAAAGATGTGCGCCGAGTACGATGCCATGGTGCAAAGGCTGCCTAAAGAAAATAAAAATGTTGTCAAAATGTACAGCCATGCCGACTCCTATATCGTTAGCTATGTGAATACCGGTAATGAAGATAAATCCGGGGTGACCATTGTGCTTACGGCCATTGGCATATTTGTGCTGCTGGTAACTCTGTTGCCGAGCCTCAATCTCGTGAATATTAATATTACCCGTATCATGGAGCGCTCGTCTGAGATAGGGGTGCGCAAAGCTTTTGGCGCATCATCCAAAACATTGGTTTACCAGTTTATTGTGGAGAATATTATACTCACTTTATTGGGCGGGCTCATTGGTGTTGTGTTATCGTTTGTGGCTATCCAGGTGTTAAACGGGTTTAATCTGATACCTAATTTAATATTGTCTGTCAATTTCACCGTATTAGCTATTGGTTTGCTCATCTGCTTTTTGTTTGGCCTGCTGTCTGGGGTTTACCCGGCGTGGCGTATGTCAAAGCTTAATGTGGTAACCGCTTTAAAAGCACAATAA
- a CDS encoding ABC transporter ATP-binding protein, protein MIRLQNIEKVYRTDTIETLALNSINLDVAKGEFLSIMGPSGCGKSTLLNIIGLLDAPSKGEIKISDQKTDHLNDKQLAQFRNKKLGFIFQSYHLINDLQVLDNVELPLLYRDSTAKERKQLATEALEKVGLANRIKHFPTQLSGGQRQRVAIARAIVGRPEIILADEPTGNLDSAMGNEIMDILINLNRNEGTTIIMVTHDENMAHKTHRLVRLFDGSQVQ, encoded by the coding sequence ATGATACGTTTACAAAACATCGAAAAGGTGTACCGCACAGACACCATAGAAACTTTGGCACTCAATAGCATAAACCTTGACGTGGCTAAAGGCGAATTTTTATCTATCATGGGGCCATCCGGCTGTGGTAAAAGCACGCTGCTTAACATTATTGGACTACTCGACGCGCCTTCAAAAGGAGAGATCAAAATAAGCGATCAAAAAACCGATCACCTGAACGATAAACAGCTGGCACAGTTCCGCAACAAAAAACTTGGTTTTATTTTTCAAAGCTACCACCTCATTAATGACCTGCAGGTGCTCGACAATGTAGAGTTGCCCTTATTATATCGCGACAGCACCGCCAAGGAGCGCAAACAGCTGGCCACAGAAGCATTGGAAAAAGTGGGCCTTGCTAATCGAATAAAGCATTTCCCAACGCAGCTTTCGGGCGGGCAAAGGCAGCGTGTGGCTATAGCCCGGGCCATAGTGGGGCGCCCCGAAATTATCCTGGCCGATGAGCCTACCGGTAATTTGGACAGCGCCATGGGCAACGAAATTATGGACATCCTCATCAACCTGAACCGTAACGAGGGCACTACCATTATAATGGTTACGCACGATGAGAATATGGCCCATAAAACCCACAGGCTTGTGCGCTTGTTTGATGGCTCACAAGTTCAGTAA
- a CDS encoding TolC family protein, producing MKLLYIILLLIISATAYCQGSSDTTRLTLQQVVEMAKTNSIAAKQAATVRETKYWEYRTYKSNYQPQLALSGTLPDYNKTFTQVQQPDGTILFQPVHNDNSLLQLDFSQSITATGGTIFGTTQLQRFNDFDRHNVLYNGIPYGIAYKQPLFQFNSLKWDKRIEPLKYNESKQTYIEDLENIAVTVEGYFFDLLLAQVNLHIAETNYANTEKIMGIANIKFELGKVSKNDILQLKLELINAKKAVGTAKRDIEIATLTLRSYIGQESDNKIVLMVPENISQMRVTPDKVLVEAFANRSAAIGFLRRMAEAKRDVAKAKGETGLTATLNANLGFSNTATSIPGVYKNPQNQQVLQVQLSVPILDWGRSKSRTKTAMANQQLTEYTVEQDKQTFQQQIVTQVSLFNVMKEQLVYTAQADSIASEKYQIARERYVLGDLGITDLGIAFRENDQAKRDYITSLRDFWGAYYQLRYLSLYDFEGNHKITYQ from the coding sequence ATGAAACTTTTATACATCATATTATTATTGATCATAAGTGCTACGGCCTATTGCCAGGGTAGCAGCGATACCACGCGGCTAACCCTGCAACAGGTGGTTGAAATGGCCAAAACAAATTCCATTGCCGCTAAACAGGCTGCCACCGTGCGCGAGACCAAATATTGGGAATACCGCACTTATAAATCAAACTATCAGCCGCAACTTGCCCTAAGCGGCACATTACCCGATTATAATAAAACATTTACCCAGGTGCAGCAGCCTGATGGTACCATATTGTTTCAGCCGGTGCACAACGATAACTCATTGCTCCAGCTTGATTTTAGCCAGAGCATTACAGCTACCGGCGGTACTATTTTCGGTACAACCCAACTGCAGCGCTTTAATGATTTTGACCGGCATAACGTATTGTATAACGGTATTCCATATGGTATTGCTTATAAACAGCCACTGTTTCAGTTCAACAGCCTTAAATGGGACAAACGCATTGAGCCGTTAAAATACAACGAGAGCAAACAGACCTATATTGAGGACCTGGAAAATATAGCCGTAACAGTTGAGGGTTATTTCTTTGATCTGTTGCTGGCACAGGTTAACTTGCACATTGCCGAAACCAATTATGCCAATACCGAAAAAATAATGGGCATTGCCAACATTAAATTTGAGCTGGGGAAAGTATCAAAAAACGACATATTGCAATTAAAACTGGAGCTTATTAATGCCAAAAAAGCCGTAGGCACGGCAAAACGCGATATAGAAATTGCCACCCTCACCCTGCGCAGTTATATAGGGCAGGAGAGCGATAATAAAATTGTACTGATGGTGCCCGAAAATATCAGCCAAATGCGTGTTACCCCGGATAAAGTTTTGGTCGAAGCCTTTGCAAACCGTTCGGCCGCCATTGGTTTCCTGAGACGCATGGCCGAAGCTAAGCGCGATGTAGCCAAAGCCAAAGGCGAAACAGGTTTAACCGCAACACTTAATGCCAACCTGGGCTTTTCAAATACGGCCACCAGCATTCCGGGAGTGTATAAGAATCCGCAGAATCAGCAGGTACTGCAGGTACAGTTATCTGTACCTATACTGGATTGGGGCAGGTCGAAATCGCGCACCAAAACGGCAATGGCCAACCAGCAACTTACCGAATACACAGTAGAGCAGGACAAGCAAACCTTTCAGCAGCAGATAGTAACGCAGGTGTCGCTTTTTAATGTGATGAAGGAGCAATTGGTGTACACCGCCCAGGCTGATAGCATAGCATCAGAGAAATACCAGATAGCCCGTGAACGCTATGTGCTTGGTGATCTCGGTATTACTGACCTGGGTATTGCCTTTCGCGAGAACGACCAGGCCAAACGCGATTACATAACCTCGCTCCGCGATTTCTGGGGGGCTTACTACCAGCTGCGTTACCTGTCGTTATATGACTTTGAAGGCAATCATAAAATAACCTATCAGTGA
- a CDS encoding efflux RND transporter periplasmic adaptor subunit: protein MDKEIALEVTTQKRRKAVWVTLITIAGLILAVWVLRGYIKSSIDKAEITTAQVEIGNIENTINATGEVLPEFEEIITSPINASIKNALMDAGNKVNTGQSIITLDKSATQTEYEKLKFQLESKRNEISKLKLDLGKSFYDIQSNNDIKQLRISNLIDAVENAKRLYKAGGGTREGIEQAELNLKVAQLEKKQLENEIKNKQQTMRIEIKEAQIAAAIQENDLNELQRKLNLANIIATRKGVITYVNKNIGANIHEGETLARIADLSSFKVQGSISDNSLDDLHSGIPVIIRINDNQLRGHVTNVSPSIQNSIISFDIQLDDRSNKLLRPNMKVDVFLVTATHNKIMRVANGPAFKGSNLQDIFVVGNGKAQRRTVHIGLTNFDYVEVMDGVKPGDEIITSDMSGYKNSKEITIN from the coding sequence ATGGATAAGGAAATAGCGCTTGAAGTTACCACACAAAAACGAAGAAAAGCCGTTTGGGTTACTTTAATTACTATAGCAGGTTTAATACTGGCGGTTTGGGTTTTGCGGGGATATATCAAGTCGTCAATAGACAAAGCAGAAATCACCACCGCCCAGGTTGAAATAGGCAATATAGAAAATACTATCAATGCTACGGGCGAGGTATTGCCTGAGTTTGAAGAGATCATTACCAGTCCTATCAATGCTTCCATAAAAAACGCGCTGATGGATGCAGGTAATAAAGTGAATACCGGCCAATCCATTATCACGCTCGATAAATCGGCAACTCAAACCGAATACGAGAAACTAAAATTTCAGCTCGAATCAAAACGGAACGAGATCAGCAAACTAAAGCTCGATCTGGGCAAGAGCTTTTATGATATCCAATCGAACAATGATATTAAACAACTGCGCATCAGTAACCTTATCGACGCGGTTGAGAATGCCAAGCGCTTGTATAAAGCCGGCGGCGGTACTCGCGAGGGTATTGAACAGGCCGAACTTAACCTTAAAGTGGCCCAACTGGAGAAAAAACAACTCGAAAATGAAATAAAAAACAAACAGCAAACCATGCGGATCGAGATCAAAGAGGCCCAAATAGCCGCGGCTATACAGGAGAACGATCTGAATGAATTGCAACGCAAATTAAACCTGGCCAATATAATTGCCACCCGCAAAGGTGTTATTACCTACGTAAACAAAAACATAGGTGCCAACATACATGAGGGGGAAACCCTGGCCCGCATAGCCGATCTGAGCAGCTTTAAAGTTCAGGGTAGCATATCTGATAATTCGCTTGATGATCTGCACAGCGGCATCCCGGTAATTATCCGCATCAATGACAACCAGCTGCGCGGGCATGTTACCAACGTGTCGCCATCTATACAAAACAGTATTATTTCTTTTGATATACAGCTCGACGATAGGTCAAACAAGCTCCTTCGCCCAAACATGAAAGTTGATGTTTTTTTGGTGACCGCTACGCACAATAAAATTATGCGGGTGGCCAACGGACCTGCATTTAAGGGCTCAAACCTGCAGGACATTTTTGTAGTGGGCAATGGCAAGGCCCAACGCAGAACAGTACATATTGGCCTTACCAATTTTGATTATGTGGAGGTAATGGATGGTGTAAAACCAGGCGACGAGATTATCACATCAGACATGAGCGGGTATAAAAACTCAAAGGAAATAACTATTAACTGA
- a CDS encoding IS110 family RNA-guided transposase produces MEKMHFHAAGIDIGARKLFVGLESQPVRSFETFTSDLVSLKNYLLEHKVSTVAMEATGVYWYVLYDILLDAGLDVWLVDGRQTRQLPGRKTDVKDCQWIQQLHSYGLLNRCYVSEGHIKELRSYQRLREDHLRSAAMHVQHMQKALIEMNIRLPEVLSQVHGVSGMALIDAILQGERDPAKLFSLCHKKIRENKGEELLKALQGHYTAQGLFALGQAYKGYGFYQGQIQECDSQIDRVLQRINRDKSLPPGISGGKRKAIRHNKPNIDNLGDHLLKIFDGKDATKLPGITDYNWLQLYTEVGSDLSRWPSEKHFTSWLGLSPGHDRSGKKNKSKSKGKPTVGQIFKQMAHGLLNSKYIGWGSFARRLRGRKGPAIAIKATARKLAAQYWRLIVKGADFVEKGLHSYENILKEQKQRRLERLALELNMELVPA; encoded by the coding sequence ATGGAAAAGATGCATTTTCATGCAGCGGGCATAGATATAGGCGCCCGTAAGCTATTCGTGGGGCTTGAAAGTCAGCCGGTTCGTTCGTTTGAAACTTTCACCAGTGATCTGGTATCACTTAAGAATTATTTATTGGAGCATAAAGTAAGTACGGTAGCCATGGAAGCGACAGGAGTTTACTGGTATGTGCTTTATGATATTCTTTTGGATGCGGGATTAGATGTGTGGCTTGTTGACGGTCGGCAGACACGGCAGTTACCAGGCAGAAAAACAGATGTAAAGGATTGCCAGTGGATACAGCAGTTGCATAGCTATGGTTTACTGAACCGCTGTTATGTTTCAGAGGGGCACATCAAAGAATTGCGTAGTTATCAGCGTCTTCGGGAGGATCACCTTCGGAGTGCGGCCATGCATGTTCAACACATGCAGAAGGCACTGATAGAAATGAATATCCGTTTGCCGGAGGTATTAAGCCAGGTCCATGGAGTAAGCGGCATGGCGTTGATCGATGCGATACTGCAGGGTGAGCGTGATCCTGCTAAGTTGTTTTCACTGTGCCATAAAAAGATCAGGGAGAATAAAGGAGAAGAACTATTGAAGGCCTTGCAGGGCCATTATACAGCCCAGGGGCTTTTTGCCTTGGGTCAGGCCTATAAGGGCTATGGTTTTTATCAGGGTCAGATACAGGAATGCGACAGTCAGATTGATCGTGTTTTACAGCGGATCAACAGGGACAAGAGCCTACCGCCGGGAATAAGCGGCGGGAAACGCAAAGCGATCCGTCACAACAAACCTAATATCGATAATCTGGGGGATCACTTGTTGAAAATATTTGATGGTAAAGACGCGACCAAACTCCCGGGTATTACAGATTACAACTGGTTACAGTTATACACAGAGGTAGGTTCGGATCTTAGCCGATGGCCAAGTGAAAAACATTTCACCAGTTGGCTTGGTTTATCGCCGGGGCATGACCGTTCTGGAAAGAAAAACAAAAGTAAAAGCAAGGGTAAGCCGACCGTTGGGCAAATATTCAAACAGATGGCCCATGGATTATTGAACAGCAAGTATATCGGCTGGGGTTCATTTGCAAGAAGATTAAGGGGTAGAAAAGGCCCCGCGATAGCTATTAAAGCTACAGCCAGAAAACTGGCTGCTCAATACTGGCGTTTAATCGTAAAAGGCGCCGACTTTGTAGAGAAGGGCCTTCACTCGTATGAGAACATTCTTAAAGAACAGAAACAAAGGCGATTAGAAAGACTCGCCCTTGAATTAAATATGGAACTTGTGCCTGCTTAA
- a CDS encoding response regulator, whose amino-acid sequence MKKIMIADDDPGIVDAVEIMLDFEGYEVSSTVNGATLLDMQTEFPDLLLLDIWMSGFDGRDICRKLKQKKNTKGIPIIMISASRDIERSAYEAGADDFLAKPFEITDLLGKIKKHLKEN is encoded by the coding sequence ATGAAAAAGATAATGATAGCGGACGATGATCCGGGGATTGTGGATGCGGTAGAGATCATGCTTGATTTTGAAGGTTACGAGGTTTCGTCGACAGTTAATGGAGCTACACTTTTGGATATGCAAACTGAGTTTCCAGATTTGTTGCTGTTGGATATCTGGATGTCGGGCTTTGACGGTCGTGATATTTGCCGCAAATTAAAGCAAAAGAAAAACACAAAAGGTATCCCCATCATCATGATATCGGCCAGCAGAGATATTGAGCGCTCTGCCTACGAAGCTGGAGCCGACGATTTCCTGGCCAAACCATTTGAAATAACTGATCTGCTAGGAAAAATAAAAAAGCATTTAAAGGAAAATTAA